A genomic region of Candidatus Binataceae bacterium contains the following coding sequences:
- a CDS encoding bifunctional nuclease domain-containing protein, translating into MRAVGCRNLCLLLLAGLAAACACSRSSTSQPTGLIQPTIHEVPVQVTNVAFDQDTGEHYVLLEDKDETRELPIMIGANEAYAIELALNNVQPPRPMTHDLLKAVIQQTGNHVDSVLICDMRDEVYYAKIFMDRGRYTIDSRPSDAIALATEMHVPIYVMDKLFDSSPVVGKAAVDKLPDTATAYGVTVQQVTPELAAYFGLKNRHGVLVSDVDPAAASSGIERGDIIKKIGTRDVKALSDFHADLASFARESAITFTIQRGSSDRTVKLDGATAER; encoded by the coding sequence ATGAGAGCCGTAGGCTGCAGGAACCTGTGCCTGCTGCTACTCGCGGGCTTGGCCGCCGCGTGTGCCTGCAGCCGTTCATCCACCAGCCAGCCCACCGGACTCATTCAGCCCACCATCCACGAAGTGCCGGTCCAGGTGACTAACGTTGCTTTCGATCAGGACACCGGCGAGCATTACGTGCTGCTCGAAGATAAAGACGAGACGCGCGAGCTGCCGATCATGATCGGCGCCAACGAGGCGTACGCGATCGAGCTCGCGCTGAACAACGTCCAGCCGCCGCGGCCGATGACTCACGACCTGCTGAAGGCCGTGATCCAGCAGACTGGTAATCACGTCGATAGCGTGCTCATCTGCGACATGCGCGACGAAGTGTACTACGCGAAGATCTTCATGGATCGCGGGCGCTACACGATCGACAGCCGTCCGAGCGACGCGATCGCGCTCGCGACCGAGATGCACGTGCCGATCTATGTGATGGACAAGCTGTTCGATTCGTCACCGGTCGTCGGCAAGGCCGCGGTCGATAAACTTCCTGATACCGCGACGGCGTATGGCGTCACCGTACAGCAAGTGACGCCCGAGCTGGCGGCATACTTTGGCCTCAAGAATCGGCACGGGGTGCTGGTGTCGGACGTCGATCCGGCGGCGGCGAGCAGTGGAATCGAGCGCGGCGACATCATCAAGAAAATCGGCACGCGTGACGTGAAAGCGCTGAGCGATTTCCACGCCGATCTCGCGTCATTCGCGCGCGAATCGGCGATCACGTTCACGATTCAGCGCGGCAGTTCCGATCGCACCGTCAAACTCGACGGCGCAACGGCTGAACGCTAG
- a CDS encoding RlmE family RNA methyltransferase, with the protein MATYEPHDKFYRKARAAGLPSRAAFKIEELIARWKLAAKGARIVDLGCAPGGWLAILARAAGSGAKIVGVDLAPVRNPPPGCITIIGDIVDPAVAQRAATELGGPADLVTSDLAPKLTGIAARDEARSRELIDTALAFSSRALKPGGAMIVKVFMSGEFNDIVAQFKRVFASVETTRTKASRPGSAELYIVAKGFRGRPEGDA; encoded by the coding sequence ATGGCGACCTACGAGCCGCACGACAAATTTTATCGCAAGGCGCGCGCGGCAGGGTTGCCTTCGCGCGCGGCGTTCAAGATCGAGGAACTCATCGCGCGTTGGAAGCTGGCAGCGAAAGGCGCGCGAATCGTCGATCTCGGATGCGCGCCCGGCGGATGGCTTGCGATTCTCGCTCGCGCGGCAGGCTCCGGCGCCAAGATCGTCGGCGTCGATCTCGCGCCGGTCAGAAATCCACCGCCGGGATGTATCACGATCATCGGCGACATCGTTGATCCAGCCGTCGCGCAGCGGGCGGCTACCGAACTCGGCGGCCCAGCAGATCTCGTCACGAGCGATCTCGCGCCGAAGCTCACCGGTATCGCGGCGCGCGACGAGGCGCGCTCGCGCGAACTGATCGATACCGCGCTCGCGTTCTCATCGCGCGCGCTAAAACCCGGCGGCGCGATGATCGTCAAGGTCTTCATGAGCGGCGAGTTCAACGACATAGTTGCGCAGTTCAAGCGCGTCTTTGCCAGCGTCGAGACGACGCGGACCAAGGCCAGCCGTCCCGGCTCGGCTGAGCTCTATATCGTCGCTAAAGGTTTCCGCGGCCGTCCCGAAGGCGATGCATAA
- a CDS encoding DUF6178 family protein, with protein sequence MAVRGQDEFLNLPFQEKLEFLYGLPARQKRDLILAAPEAERLVQSFSPETLFYTVKEIGSADAGDLLSLALPEQVKSLFDLDCWDKDRPNLARMREWLEALSEGGRSRMAQGLMELDLELVSILLRDYIKVHLLDDPASSPDAPSNRYVQFDEHYLIEFVRQDHITQLISDFIEEAFERDYKYFAGLMDECYWGVKAELEEAAYQFRRARLNDRGFPDYYEAQDVFAYVNPRSFLDIRAQYVAPSRAELLDDSELVPPGSAPMIAGADNSLLNTALTAGFAAEGRRQLRSEMAMVSNQVLVARSIDFGDLDAVRIAVELTHNYLNLGLESLAGGDLQSAIEHLRDTHLKLLFRLGVSLTIDLRKRAEATTRMLGIPQQRPREISYLDSPYRDALAGFIEPMPRFYSALDRGGAVELRAFQTIRDLHLSYAILDQIDAMAELFRSLLAIDISSARFRGAVANRDIRLSQILTTALVRNFMDGRLQAEPLVASELDAMRAAIVIKNGGPSVLSHAFRESVETAIDTHLDETAAKRTFDFVNSCLNQLEEEFAGLSVNYPIDSRFIESVLVKRSV encoded by the coding sequence CACGCCAGAAGCGTGATCTGATTCTCGCCGCGCCCGAGGCCGAGCGCCTGGTTCAGTCCTTCTCGCCTGAGACGCTCTTCTACACTGTCAAGGAAATCGGCAGCGCCGACGCGGGCGATCTGCTGAGCCTCGCGCTCCCCGAGCAGGTGAAGTCGCTCTTCGATCTCGATTGTTGGGATAAGGATCGTCCCAACCTTGCCCGGATGCGCGAATGGCTCGAAGCGCTCTCCGAGGGCGGGCGCAGCCGAATGGCACAGGGTCTGATGGAGCTCGACCTCGAGCTCGTATCGATCCTGCTGCGCGATTACATCAAGGTGCATCTGCTCGACGATCCGGCGTCGTCACCAGACGCGCCATCAAACCGCTACGTCCAGTTCGACGAGCATTATCTCATCGAGTTCGTGCGGCAAGATCACATTACGCAGCTTATTTCCGACTTCATCGAGGAAGCCTTCGAGCGCGACTACAAATATTTCGCGGGCTTGATGGACGAATGTTACTGGGGCGTCAAGGCGGAGCTCGAGGAGGCGGCCTATCAGTTCCGCCGGGCGCGCCTGAACGATCGCGGCTTTCCCGACTACTACGAAGCGCAGGACGTGTTCGCGTACGTCAATCCGCGCTCGTTCCTCGACATCCGCGCCCAGTACGTGGCGCCGAGCCGCGCCGAGCTCCTTGACGACAGCGAGCTGGTGCCACCAGGCTCAGCGCCGATGATCGCGGGCGCCGACAATTCGCTGCTCAACACCGCGCTCACGGCTGGTTTCGCGGCCGAGGGGCGGCGGCAGTTGCGCAGCGAGATGGCGATGGTGTCAAACCAGGTGCTGGTTGCGCGATCGATCGATTTTGGCGATCTCGACGCCGTGCGGATCGCCGTCGAGCTGACGCACAACTACCTGAACCTTGGGCTCGAATCGCTCGCTGGCGGCGACCTGCAAAGCGCAATCGAGCATCTGCGCGATACGCATCTGAAACTCCTCTTTCGCCTCGGCGTGAGCCTCACGATCGATCTGCGCAAGCGGGCGGAAGCGACAACTCGGATGCTCGGGATTCCGCAGCAGCGGCCGCGCGAAATCTCGTACCTCGACTCGCCGTATCGCGACGCGCTCGCGGGATTCATCGAGCCAATGCCGCGCTTCTATTCGGCGCTCGATCGCGGCGGCGCCGTCGAGCTGCGCGCGTTCCAGACGATTCGCGACCTTCATCTGTCGTACGCGATTCTCGATCAGATCGACGCGATGGCGGAGCTGTTCCGCTCACTGCTTGCGATCGATATCAGCTCGGCGCGCTTCCGCGGCGCGGTCGCGAATCGCGATATTCGCCTGAGCCAGATCCTGACGACGGCCCTGGTGCGCAATTTCATGGACGGGCGGCTGCAGGCCGAGCCGCTCGTGGCGAGCGAGCTCGACGCGATGCGAGCAGCAATCGTGATCAAAAATGGCGGCCCGTCGGTGCTGAGCCACGCATTTCGCGAGTCGGTCGAAACCGCGATCGACACGCATCTCGACGAGACTGCGGCCAAGCGCACCTTCGATTTCGTAAATTCCTGTCTGAATCAGCTCGAAGAAGAGTTCGCGGGACTGAGCGTCAACTACCCGATCGATTCACGATTTATCGAAAGCGTTCTGGTCAAGCGCAGCGTCTAG
- a CDS encoding UvrD-helicase domain-containing protein, with amino-acid sequence MSLVRLDDLNPEQRDAVLAPDGPILILAGAGSGKTRVLTYRIAHILSERGAEVDQVLAVTFTNKAAGEMRERVASLLDSTRLPWVSTFHSACARILRQDAHRLGYERNFSILDESDSMSVMRRVIEEANLPDSPAPEAARNRIEQAKNEGVSPEEMLSASETGRETTIAQLYRLYQARLRDINAMDFSDLQLQAYLLFERFPDVLERWQSRAKHLLVDEYQDTNHVQYLLVRALAERTGNLCVVGDEDQSIYRWRGADIRNILDFERDYPSARIFKLEQNYRSTKTILAAAGAVIRNNTERKVKNLWTENDAGEQITYFTGITERDEADFIAREISSLTTSGGLRPADVVVFYRVNAQSRVIEEALVRRRLAYYIIGGVRFYEQRDIKDLLSYLRVVANPADAVSLERMVGVPTRGIGAKTFEAISDIAGRENISAFEAMGRLEAQSKVALRIAKQASSLYSWMRELIARASEVPVREILDAVVAQSGFEAYLDTLIDAPARKQNLAEMLAAASAFDAERSGGLGEFLERVALVSDADQIESRGGRVALMTLHTSKGLEYPAVFIAGMEEGLFPHSRSQDSDEEIEEERRLCYVGMTRARNLLYLSNTLSRELYGQRQESRPSRFMAEVDPGLIRRIAPERPSAPVRPLSPRESYVDYSESQLSDGDGPSAAADGLRVGARVIHPAFGRGVIHRREGRGDSAKAWVNFERGGVKLLVLKFANLRLIGE; translated from the coding sequence ATGAGTTTAGTTAGACTTGACGATTTGAATCCTGAGCAGCGCGATGCGGTGCTGGCGCCCGACGGTCCGATCCTGATCCTCGCCGGTGCGGGATCGGGCAAGACGCGCGTGCTCACGTACCGCATCGCCCATATTCTGTCCGAGCGCGGCGCCGAGGTCGACCAGGTGCTGGCTGTCACCTTCACCAACAAGGCCGCCGGCGAAATGCGCGAGCGCGTCGCCAGCCTGCTCGACTCCACGCGGCTGCCGTGGGTCAGCACGTTCCATTCGGCGTGTGCGCGGATTCTCCGCCAGGATGCGCACCGGCTCGGCTACGAGCGCAATTTCTCGATCCTCGACGAAAGCGATTCGATGTCGGTGATGCGCCGCGTGATTGAGGAGGCCAATCTTCCCGATTCGCCCGCGCCCGAGGCGGCGCGCAATCGAATCGAGCAGGCCAAGAATGAAGGCGTCTCGCCCGAGGAGATGCTCTCGGCGTCGGAGACCGGACGCGAAACGACGATCGCGCAGCTTTACCGCCTCTACCAGGCGCGCCTTCGCGACATCAACGCGATGGACTTCAGCGACCTCCAGCTCCAGGCGTACCTGCTGTTCGAGCGTTTTCCCGATGTGCTCGAGCGATGGCAATCGCGTGCGAAGCATCTGCTGGTCGATGAATACCAGGACACCAACCACGTGCAGTATCTGCTGGTGCGCGCGCTCGCCGAGCGAACCGGCAACCTGTGCGTCGTCGGCGACGAGGATCAATCGATCTACCGATGGCGCGGCGCCGATATCCGCAACATCCTCGACTTCGAGCGCGACTATCCGAGCGCGCGCATCTTCAAGCTCGAGCAGAACTACCGCTCGACCAAAACGATCCTCGCCGCGGCCGGCGCCGTTATCCGCAACAACACCGAGCGCAAGGTCAAGAATCTCTGGACCGAGAACGACGCCGGCGAGCAGATCACATACTTCACCGGAATCACCGAGCGCGACGAGGCCGACTTTATCGCACGCGAGATTTCGAGCCTGACGACCTCAGGCGGTCTCCGCCCGGCGGACGTCGTCGTGTTCTACCGTGTCAATGCGCAGTCGCGAGTAATCGAGGAGGCGCTGGTCAGGCGGCGACTCGCCTACTACATCATCGGCGGCGTGCGGTTTTATGAGCAGCGCGACATCAAGGATCTGTTGTCGTATCTGCGCGTCGTCGCCAATCCTGCCGACGCGGTCAGCCTGGAGCGGATGGTTGGTGTGCCGACGCGCGGCATCGGTGCGAAGACCTTTGAGGCGATCAGCGATATCGCCGGGCGCGAGAACATCTCGGCCTTCGAGGCGATGGGCCGACTCGAGGCGCAATCGAAAGTCGCGCTCAGGATCGCCAAGCAGGCGAGTTCGCTTTACTCCTGGATGCGCGAGCTCATCGCGCGTGCGAGCGAAGTCCCGGTGCGCGAGATCCTCGACGCCGTCGTCGCACAGAGCGGATTCGAGGCTTATCTCGACACGCTCATCGACGCGCCGGCGCGCAAACAGAATCTCGCTGAGATGCTCGCGGCGGCAAGCGCTTTCGATGCCGAACGCAGTGGAGGCCTCGGCGAGTTTCTCGAGCGCGTCGCACTCGTCAGCGATGCCGATCAGATCGAATCGCGCGGCGGACGCGTCGCGCTCATGACGCTGCACACGTCGAAGGGCCTCGAATATCCCGCGGTCTTCATCGCCGGCATGGAAGAAGGCCTCTTCCCGCACAGCCGCTCGCAGGACAGCGACGAGGAAATCGAGGAGGAGCGTCGCCTCTGCTACGTCGGCATGACGCGCGCGCGCAACCTGCTTTATCTATCCAACACGTTGTCGCGCGAGCTTTACGGCCAGCGCCAGGAGTCGCGGCCCTCGCGCTTCATGGCCGAGGTCGATCCGGGGCTTATCCGGCGCATCGCTCCTGAACGTCCATCCGCGCCCGTGCGTCCGCTATCGCCGCGCGAGTCCTACGTCGATTATTCCGAGAGTCAGCTCTCCGACGGCGATGGGCCCTCTGCCGCGGCTGATGGCCTGCGCGTCGGCGCGCGCGTGATTCATCCTGCGT